From one Populus alba chromosome 17, ASM523922v2, whole genome shotgun sequence genomic stretch:
- the LOC118047159 gene encoding probable LRR receptor-like serine/threonine-protein kinase At3g47570 codes for MPFRTVAYKDLLQATNGFSSGNLVVAGSVGSVYKGVLAFDGVIVAVKVFNLLREGASKSFMRECAALLNIRHRNLVKVLFACAGVDVQGDDFKALVYEFMINGSLEEWLHPNQTLEQEVDGPRNLNLIQRLNIAIDVANALDYLHNQCKMPVVHCDLKPSNVLLDGDMTAHVGDFGLLKFLSEASCQSSSSQTSSVGLKGTVGYAAPEYGIGSEVSTFGDVYSYGILLLEMITGKRPTDSMFKDGLELHSYVKMALPDRVVDVADSKLLTEVDEGKGTDKIVECLISISKIGVFCSEKFPKERMDISNVVAELNRAKANFL; via the exons ATGCCATTCCGAACAGTAGCTTACAAAGACCTCCTTCAAGCAACCAATGGATTCTCTTCGGGCAATTTAGTTGTTGCTGGTAGTGTTGGGTCTGTGTATAAAGGAGTACTTGCATTTGATGGAGTGATTGTTGCTGTGAAAGTATTCAACTTGCTACGCGAAGGAGCTTCCAAAAGCTTCATGAGAGAATGTGCAGCCTTGCTAAACATCAGGCACCGGAATCTTGTCAAAGTATTATTTGCATGTGCTGGCGTTGATGTTCAAGGTGATGATTTCAAAGCTCTTGTTTATGAGTTCATGATCAATGGAAGCCTAGAAGAATGGTTGCATCCAAACCAAACATTGGAGCAGGAAGTGGACGGGCCAAGAAATCTTAATCTCATTCAGAGGTTAAACATAGCAATTGATGTGGCTAATGCGCTCGACTATTTGCACAACCAATGCAAAATGCCTGTTGTTCATTGTGATCTTAAGCCAAGTAATGTTCTTCTCGATGGAGATATGACTGCTCATGTTGGGGACTTTGGATTGTTAAAGTTCCTTTCTGAAGCATCCTGTCAGTCATCTTCGAGTCAGACAAGCTCTGTCGGATTAAAAGGCACCGTCGGCTATGCAGCTCCTG AGTATGGCATCGGAAGCGAGGTGTCAACTTTCGGGGATGTATACAGCTATGGCATCCTACTGCTGGAGATGATTACTGGGAAGAGACCTACAGATAGCATGTTTAAAGATGGACTAGAACTTCACAGTTATGTTAAAATGGCATTACCTGACCGTGTAGTTGATGTCGCGGACTCGAAACTTCTGACAGAAGTTGATGAGGGAAAAGGCACTGATAAAATCGTGGAGTGTTTGATTTCAATCAGCAAGATAGGAGTGTTTTGCTCAGAAAAGTTTCCTAAAGAGAGAATGGACATTAGCAATGTTGTAGCTGAATTGAATCGAGCTAAGGCCAACTTTCTTTGA
- the LOC118047168 gene encoding kunitz trypsin inhibitor 5, translating into MNYPMLWLCLLLLAFACTKQSIAAAEPVLDIDGEKLVAGTKYYILPVFRGRGGGITMASNKTSCPLAVVQDRLEVSKGLPLTFTPAADDKKGVILVSADLNIKFLAKTTCPQSTVWKIIKSSNSKVQWFVSTGGVEGNPGFNTVTNWFQIEKADDDYKLVFCPTKVCNCGVLCRDIGIYIEDNGTRTLSLSDALLPFKVQFKKALKKNS; encoded by the coding sequence ATGAATTATCCAATGTTATGGTTGTGCTTACTCCTCCTTGCCTTTGCCTGCACAAAGCAGTCAATTGCTGCTGCTGAACCAGTGCTGGACATTGATGGTGAAAAGCTTGTAGCAGGCACCAAATACTATATCTTGCCAGTGTTCCGTGGGAGAGGAGGTGGGATTACAATGGCTAGCAACAAAACCAGCTGCCCACTTGCTGTTGTCCAGGACCGTCTTGAGGTATCAAAGGGTCTTCCACTTACTTTTACACCAGCTGCCGACGACAAGAAAGGTGTGATCCTTGTTTCTGCTGATCTTAACATCAAGTTTTTAGCGAAGACAACATGTCCCCAATCAACTGTATGGAAGATTATAAAGTCTTCGAACTCGAAGGTACAATGGTTTGTGTCAACTGGTGGGGTTGAAGGAAATCCTGGTTTTAATACGGTGACCAACTGGTTCCAGATTGAGAAAGCTGATGATGACTACAAGCTTGTTTTCTGTCCTACTAAAGTTTGTAACTGTGGAGTTTTATGCAGGGATATTGGGATTTATATTGAGGATAATGGGACTAGAACACTGTCTCTTAGTGATGCGTTACTACCTTTCAAAGTCCAGTTCAAGAAAGCTTTGAAGAAAAACTCGTGA
- the LOC118047158 gene encoding uncharacterized protein, which translates to MADPRFNDIFNEDFDGNYDTIMNRIVDQINYPCEGSGASVDGAGDDSNGNDSDDSNDSDSDSDGMRWLTEVLRGHWKRSVNMFRMDATTFLSLCTDLETRYGLKPSRRMSVIEKVAIFLFTIAVGRQIDKCRKDSSIQNCVGAIDGTHVRACVPAANQIPFIGRKGVPTQNVMAACSFDMQFMFVWAGWEGSAHDTRIFLEAIDNSNINFPKPPEGKYYLVDAGYPNEYGYLGPYKGERYHFQEFRRRGQPSGRKEVFNRAHSSLRNVIERSFGVWKQRWKILQNMPAYPYKTQVEIVVASMTLHNYIRRRSQDDAVFSEYDRNPNLIPDDFLPDTVQVSAVQGSQRPSRMDFVRDGIANSLMEQ; encoded by the exons ATGGCTGATCCACGATTTAATGACATATTTAATGAAGATTTCGATGGTAATTATGATACTATAATGAACCGCATTGtagatcaaattaattatccttGTGAAGGTAGTGGTGCCTCAGTTGATGGTGCTGGAGATGACAGTAATGGAAACGACTCCGACGATAGTAATGACAGTGACAGTGACAGTGATG GGATGCGTTGGTTGACGGAGGTTTTAAGAGGGCATTGGAAACGAAGTGTTAACATGTTCAGGATGGACGCAACCACTTTTTTGAGTTTGTGCACCGACTTGGAAACGCGCTATGGCTTAAAACCGTCAAGAAGAATGAGCGTTATTGAAAAGGTAGCGATATTTCTATTTACAATAGCAGTTGGGCGTCAAATAGACAAGTGCAGGAAAGATTCCAGCATTCAG AATTGTGTCGGTGCAATTGATGGAACACATGTTCGTGCCTGCGTACCAGCTGcaaatcaaattccatttattggaagaaaaggtgTACCAACACAAAATGTAATGGCCGCTTGTAGTTTCGACATGCAATTCATGTTCGTGTGGGCAGGATGGGAAGGCAGTGCACACGATACTCGTATTTTTTTGGAGGCTATTGACAATAGCAATATCAACTTTCCAAAACCTCCAGAAG gaaaatactaTTTGGTTGATGCTGGATATCCAAACGAGTATGGATATTTGGGTCCCTACAAAGGCGAGAGGTATCACTTCCAAGAATTTAGACGTCGTGGACAACCAAGTGGTCGGAAAGAAGTGTTTAATCGTGCACACTCGTCACTACGTAACGTGATCGAACGTTCTTTTGGGGTATGGAAACAGAGGtggaaaattttgcaaaacatgcCTGCTTATCCATACAAAACACAAGTTGAGATTGTAGTTGCatcaatgacactacataattatattagaaggagatcgcaagATGATGCAGTTTTTTCTGAGTATGATCGCAACCCCAATTTGATTCCAGATGACTTTTTGCCTGATACTGTTCAGGTTTCGGCCGTTCAAGGCTCACAGAGGCCTTCACGTATGGATTTTGTACGCGATGGaattgcaaatagtttgatgGAACAATAA
- the LOC118047166 gene encoding protein NRT1/ PTR FAMILY 5.9, giving the protein MASGQKPKGLNKSCFLLIVIAGMERFAFKGVASNLVTYLTDVVKMSNSAAAKTVNNWCGFTSMLPLLVASLADSWDRYSTILTSSFIYVVGLVALTSTALSWARHPTNKISSSYLFWSLCLISLGQGGYNPSLQAFGADQIANDDELPSTKDEQKSNKKSLFFQWWYFGVCGGSLAGVTVMSYIQDTFGWVLGFAIPTIAMGASILLFWCGSRIYAYKQDDAISERPSRDIVRSIKEAMSKLMNSRITLPNNNPGVVELELQEKPLCQNSGNAKGLKEEPCSGMNYLVENGKVVLRLLPIWTMLLMFAVIFQQPATFFTKQGMTMKRNVGSSFKIPPATLQSAITVSIILLMPFYDALLIPFTRLITRDKKGISVTQRMGIGMVLSIIAMVIAALVETKRLEISRKMDPKLETEVPLSIFWLLPQYILLGISDIFTVVGMQEFFYSEVPVRMRTMGIALYTSVFGVGSFLSALLISLVEYFTSSRGKGRSWFSDDMREARFDRYYWLLALLSVLSLVFYVIFCKCFVSRSSDLDTEN; this is encoded by the exons ATGGCCAGTGGGCAGAAACCGAAGGGGCTCAACAAGTCATGTTTTCTCCTCATag TGATAGCTGGTATGGAAAGGTTTGCATTCAAAGGGGTGGCATCAAATTTGGTAACTTATCTTACAGATGTGGTTAAGATGAGCAACTCTGCTGCAGCCAAGACTGTTAATAATTGGTGTGGATTCACATCCATGTTACCACTTCTAGTTGCATCGCTTGCTGATTCATGGGATCGGTATTCCACCATTCTAACCTCTTCCTTCATTTATGTTGTG GGACTTGTGGCATTGACATCAACAGCATTGTCTTGGGCAAGGCATCCCACCAACAAAATAAGCTCCTCGTACCTGTTTTGGTCGCTCTGTTTGATTTCTCTTGGACAAGGTGGATATAACCCATCTTTACAAGCCTTTGGAGCAGATCAAATTGCGAACGATGATGAGCTGCCGAGCACAAAAGATGAGCAGAAATCAAATAAGAAGAGCTTATTCTTTCAGTGGTGGTATTTTGGGGTTTGTGGTGGCAGCCTTGCTGGTGTCACAGTCATGTCCTATATCCAAGACACATTTGGCTGGGTACTCGGATTTGCAATTCCTACAATCGCAATGGGAGCATCAATTTTACTGTTTTGGTGTGGAAGCAGAATTTATGCATACAAACAGGATGATGCCATCTCTGAGAGGCCTTCGCGGGACATAGTTCGATCCATTAAGGAAGCCATGTCGAAATTGATGAATAGCAGAATCACCTTACCAAACAACAATCCTGGAGTTGTTGAGCTAGA GCTTCAAGAAAAACCTCTCTGTCAGAATTCAGGCAATGCCAAGGGATTGAAGGAGGAACCCTGCAGTGGTATGAACTACCTAGTTGAAAATGGAAAAGTAGTCTTAAGGCTTTTGCCGATATGGACGATGCTGCTAATGTTTGCAGTCATCTTTCAGCAGCCTGCCACGTTCTTCACCAAACAGGGAATGACAATGAAGAGGAATGTAGGCAGCAGCTTCAAGATCCCACCAGCTACACTACAAAGTGCTATTACAGTTTCTATAATCCTCCTGATGCCATTTTATGATGCGTTGCTGATCCCATTTACTCGACTGATTACTCGCGACAAAAAGGGTATCAGTGTGACTCAAAGAATGGGTATCGGGATGGTACTGTCCATAATAGCCATGGTCATTGCTGCATTGGTTGAAACAAAAAGACTCGAAATCAGCAGAAAAATGGATCCAAAATTGGAAACAGAGGTTCCATTGAGCATATTTTGGTTGCTGCCTCAGTACATTCTGCTTGGCATCTCTGACATCTTCACTGTTGTTGGGATGCAAGAGTTTTTCTATAGTGAAGTTCCTGTAAGAATGAGAACAATGGGAATTGCACTATACACTAGTGTATTTGGGGTGGGAAGCTTCTTGAGTGCCCTGTTGATTTCACTAGTAGAATATTTCACAAGCTCAAGAGGCAAAGGGCGGAGCTGGTTCTCTGATGACATGAGAGAAGCCCGTTTCGACAGATACTATTGGCTTCTAGCCTTGTTAAGTGTACTCAGCTTAgtgttttatgttattttctgcAAATGTTTTGTAAGCAGAAGCAGTGATTTGGATACTGAGAACTAG
- the LOC118047169 gene encoding GEM-like protein 7, which yields MSHRKISPPQYEQTGTPSSSNHPGAAEYVDAAGGSSRTIANYFDRVRSAGLLDTMKFEAKKIREGGRRNIFNQKFDVRAGEKLLKASHCFFSIETGAVAGLLFISTEKIAFCSQRSITFNFPLLQQNQTVEQFEIPLRSIRWSNYGHPQQKILQIRTEDNSEFLFMDFLRYEKARQNFEKAMRKLYQAR from the exons ATGTCTCATAGGAAAATTTCACCTCCACAGTATGAGCAGACAGGAACACCCTCTTCCTCTAATCATCCTG GTGCAGCTGAATATGTAGATGCAGCCGGGGGATCAAGCAGAACCATTGCAAATTACTTTGACCGTG TTAGATCGGCTGGTCTCTTAGACACAATGAAATTTGAGGCAAAGAAAATCAGAGAAGGCGGGAGGAGGAACATTTTCAATCAGAAATTTGACGTTAGAGCAGGAGAAAAGCTGCTAAAGGCATCACACTGCTTTTTCTCAATTGAAACTGGTGCTGTTGCAGGACTTCTCTTTATTTCAACTGAAAAGATAGCATTCTGCAGTCAGAGatcaattaccttcaattttcCTCTTTTGCAGCAAAATCAAACAGTTGAACAG TTTGAGATACCACTGAGGAGCATTAGATGGAGCAACTATGGTCATCCGCAACAGAAGATCCTACAAATAAGAACAGAAGATAATTCTGAATTCCTGTTCATGGACTTCTTGCGTTACGAAAAAGCTCGTCAAAACTTTGAGAAAGCAATGCGCAAACTCTACCAAGCTAGGTAA
- the LOC118047160 gene encoding uncharacterized protein — translation MDGLQLVSMPPRSAFRADRPKARRGPQPDVPHSIKPCTRTFLETGAWHQSQNKGSNKATRSNELSDYPASQSSVTCPDFYYSTAKGCTALSSCEACIDSSNVDKSAKKKCKPKTRRRGKQNKRVSSDTGSTEPEVLSEYAQGSSTSKGCSYNYFGDELTCSATSPEVSLRDASSNRIDFEGDARFSSPEAPAICMSNIDEVAIVETFEALDVSSPDGSSSQNDFEGDSIFSTSEALPICTSSIDEVATVEPIIPSIAQNFPGEHQMINSEITLQTKGEGFSLSGIGVQCSSQISCCDDTQSKDFSYASDSSLVFDYLSIGSNSDDGTNDCHHVKTYHEGSSRGSVLEAPGFNSKKESLSHKNSLNGAVDTYHQTEGSKQRGQNFNCCDAQLLMSGKKGKQIKTLPRSSASAHKYGGFENLHGRTGKENNHSVWKKVQRNDTADECSPKMKISHACFLSDLTLKEAPSLKRNCTASDVNSSSRTEGKKLPKDKVTKKLKQKNSPGSKQEYSCHGRGYSSNKATFNAHAKTGVQQHEIFDLTAQVNDKKGGKSISRTHSLNSCLTAGFHPSRVECVNSESVNSTQVSPDALQPLQSTCDTVSSTRHCHTENGGSLPAKFCNSLEQHAVKVPPPVYLPHLFFNKVPQLEKEVTVAEYCKQNHSSGSVMQKWIPIGVKDPELTTSARFGNSSPDPSDGRAGEDLTLRNVQDKANFDSQDLVSSLMLGTCQDSGNAVCFPQEDDHIQKKNSTLWMDELNKKHVAADALTSESSYQQFSAFEDESIKIIQAVKDACRVQMESEAIQMATGGPIAEFERFLHLSSPVINFPSLSCCHTCLDDRLVGASLCRHEIPNIPLGCIWKWYEEHGNYGLEIRAEECENSNSGGFDHFSFHGYFVPFLSAVQLFKNHSSQPINNKNSAPDHEISDTYKASESSENSNVGHLPIFSLLIPQPRTTAVAQSVDLTCSDGAELLFEYFESEQPQQRRPLYEKIQELARGDASSRYKMYGDPTNLASLNLHDLHPRSWYSVAWYPIYRIPDGHFRAAFLTYHSLGHLVHKSAEVDYASKDACIVSPVVGLQSYNAQGECWFQLRHSVNQAAGTPISNPSVILKERLRTLGETASLIARAVVNKGNQTSINRHPDYEFFLSRGRYSLP, via the exons ATGGATGGTTTGCAACTAGTTTCGATGCCACCTAGGAGTGCATTCAGGGCTGATCGACCTAAAGCACGGAGAGGGCCTCAACCTGATGTACCTCATTCCATTAAGCCATGCACCAGAACGTTTCTTGAAACTGGTGCATGGCATCAGTCTCAAAATAAGGGTTCCAATAAAGCGACTAGATCAAATGAGTTGTCTGACTATCCTGCATCCCAGAGTTCTGTCACTTGCCCTGATTTCTATTATTCAACCGCAAAAGGATGTACTGCTCTTAGTTCATGTGAAGCTTGTATTGATAGTTCTAATGTAGACAAGTCTGCAAAGAAAAAATGTAAACCAAAAACCAGGAGGAGGGGAAAACAGAACAAGAGAGTTTCAAGTGATACTGGCTCAACTGAACCTGAAGTTTTATCTGAGTACGCTCAAGGAAGTTCAACCTCCAAAGGctgtagttataattattttggagATGAACTAACATGCTCTGCAACTTCACCAGAAGTTTCACTCAGAGATGCTAGCAGTAACCGTATTGATTTTGAAGGTGACGCTAGATTTAGCAGTCCTGAAGCCCCAGCAATATGCATGTCGAACATTGATGAAGTGGCTATAGTGGAAACTTTTGAAGCATTGGATGTTTCATCGCCAGATGGTAGCAGTAGCCAGAATGATTTTGAGGGTGATTCTATATTTAGCACTTCTGAAGCATTGCCAATCTGCACATCCAGCATTGATGAGGTTGCTACAGTGGAGCCCATTATACCTTCTATAGCTCAGAATTTTCCTGGGGAGCATCAGATGATTAATTCGGAAATCACTTTACAGACAAAAGGAGAGGGATTTTCCCTCTCTGGCATTGGGGTGCAGTGCTCAAGTCAGATCAGCTGTTGTGATGATACACAATCCAAAGATTTCTCATATGCTTCTGATTCCTCCCTAGTGTTTGATTATTTATCTATCGGTTCAAACAGTGATGATGGAACTAATGATTGTCATCATGTAAAAACATATCATGAAGGTAGCAGCAGAGGTAGTGTTTTAGAAGCACCAGGTTTCAATTCCAAAAAGGAGTCGTTATctcataaaaattcattaaatggTGCTGTAGATACCTATCACCAAACAGAGGGCTCAAAGCAACGTGGTCAAAATTTTAACTGCTGTGACGCACAATTGCTTATGTCAGGCAAAAAAGGcaagcaaataaaaacattgCCCAGGAGTAGTGCCAGTGCCCACAAATATGGAGGTTTTGAAAATTTGCATGGCCGGACAGGGAAGGAAAACAACCATTCTGTGTGGAAAAAGGTTCAGAGGAATGACACAGCAGATGAATGCAGCCCGAAAATGAAGATATCTCATGCGTGCTTCCTGTCTGACTTGACTTTGAAAGAGGCTCCATCACTTAAAAGGAACTGTACTGCCTCTGACGTAAATTCATCATCCAGAACTGAGGGAAAAAAACTGCCAAAAGACAAGGTTACTAAGAAGTTGAAACAGAAAAATAGTCCAGGTTCCAAACAAGAGTACAGCTGTCATGGTAGGGGCTATAGTTCCAACAAGGCCACCTTTAATGCACATGCAAAGACTGGCGTGCAACAGCATGAAATATTTGATCTCACAGCTCAAGTGAATGATAAAAAAGGAGGGAAATCTATTTCAAGAACTCATTCTCTGAATAGTTGTTTAACTGCTGGATTCCATCCCAGCAGAGTTGAATGCGTGAATTCAGAATCAGTTAACAGCACACAAGTTTCCCCAGACGCGTTACAGCCACTTCAAAGTACTTGTGATACTGTTTCCAGCACAAGACATTGCCATACAGAAAATGGAGGTAGCTTGCCAGCAAAGTTTTGCAACTCATTGGAGCAACATGCGGTTAAGGTGCCTCCTCCAGTTTATcttcctcatcttttttttaataaagttccCCAATTGGAAAAAGAAGTTACAGTTGCTGAGTACTGTAAGCAAAACCATAGTTCTGGATCAGTAATGCAGAAGTGGATACCCATTGGGGTAAAAGATCCTGAATTGACCACCTCTGCTAGATTTGGTAATTCATCACCTGATCCTTCTGATGGACGAGCTGGTGAAGATCTCACCTTGAGAAATGTTCAAGACAAAGCCAATTTTGATTCTCAAGACCTTGTTTCTTCATTGATGTTGGGCACGTGCCAGGATTCAGGAAATGCAGTTTGTTTTCCCCAAGAAGATGACCACATTCAAAAGAAGAATTCTACTCTTTGGATGGATGAGCTCAACAAGAAGCATGTTGCAGCTGATGCTTTAACTAGTGAATCCTCTTATCAACAATTTTCAGCTTTTGAAGAtgaatcaataaagataatacaAGCTGTGAAGGATGCTTGCAGAGTACAGATGGAATCTGAAGCTATTCAGATGGCCACTGGTGGTCCAATTGCCGAGTTTGAAAGATTTCTTCATTTATCGTCTCCAGTTATTAATTTTCCCAGTTTATCATGCTGCCATACTTGTTTGGATGACCGGCTTGTTGGTGCATCACTATGCAGACATGAGATACCAAATATCCCATTGGGATGCATCTGGAAGTGGTATGAAGAACATGGGAATTATGGTTTGGAAATAAGGGCAGAAGAATGTGAGAATTCAAATAGCGGGGGCTTTGatcatttttcatttcatgGCTATTTTGTTCCCTTTTTATCAGCAGTTCAATTGTTCAAAAACCATTCAAGTCAACCCATAAACAATAAGAACAGTGCTCCTGATCATGAAATTTCTGATACATATAAGGCTAGTGAATCATCAGAGAACTCTAATGTTGGTCATCTTCCAATATTTTCTCTTCTGATTCCTCAGCCTCGTACCACAGCTGTAGCTCAATCAGTTGACTTGACATGTTCTGATGGCGCAGAGTTACTCTTTGAATACTTTGAATCGGAACAACCTCAGCAAAGACGACCATTATATGAGAA GATACAAGAGCTTGCTAGAGGTGATGCGTCTTCTCGTTACAAAATGTATGGGGACCCAACTAATTTGGCCTCTCTGAATCTCCATGATTTGCACCCCAGATCCTG GTACTCGGTGGCATGGTATCCTATATATAGGATACCAGATGGCCACTTTCGAGCTGCATTTTTGACTTACCATTCACTTGGCCATTTGGTTCATAAAAGTGCTGAAGTTGATTATGCGAGTAAGGATGCATGTATAGTTTCTCCAGTTGTGGGACTTCAGAGTTACAATGCTCAG GGTGAATGCTGGTTCCAGCTGCGGCACAGTGTAAACCAGGCAGCAGGAACACCAATCTCGAACCCTTCTGTAATTCTGAAGGAGCGGTTGAGAACCCTTGGGGAGACAGCATCTCTTATTGCAAGAGCTGTAGTAAACAAGGGAAATCAGACATCCATAAACAGACATCCTGATTACGAGTTCTTTCTTTCTAGGGGACGATATTCACTTCCATAG